One window from the genome of Bradyrhizobium xenonodulans encodes:
- a CDS encoding extracellular catalytic domain type 1 short-chain-length polyhydroxyalkanoate depolymerase gives MSLARNVELLKRLPKLGGLRFAEFGQGADASSPLEEVTGFGDNPGNLRMFAFVPAQLQKPRALVVVLHGCGQTAAGYDLGAGWSTLARHYGFALVMPEQQRANNGNTCFNWFNPEDTARDSGEARSIREMIAHMVKAHRIDPRRISITGLSAGGGMTSVMLATYPEVFAAGAVIAGLPYGIASNLREALDGMFHSPARPERELGDFVRRASNHRGPWPKVSVWHGSADRTVNPGNANEIVKQWLDLHDLPLVPMAETIVDGYPRQAWWNKDGETLVESYAITDMAHGTPLGLADNDQRYGIEGAFLIEAGISSSYHIAKFFGLTEWIADAKKKAEAKPAAASKPALTPAPHLARSIRAKVAEESAEPTREQARGFDLGQIITRALTAAGLMK, from the coding sequence GTGTCGTTAGCCAGAAATGTCGAATTGTTGAAACGCCTGCCAAAGCTGGGCGGTCTGCGCTTTGCCGAGTTTGGCCAGGGCGCGGATGCGTCCAGTCCCTTGGAGGAAGTCACGGGCTTCGGCGACAATCCCGGAAACCTGCGCATGTTCGCGTTCGTGCCGGCGCAACTTCAGAAGCCGCGCGCGCTCGTCGTCGTGCTGCATGGCTGCGGCCAGACTGCGGCGGGTTACGATCTCGGCGCGGGTTGGTCGACGCTCGCGCGGCATTACGGCTTCGCGCTGGTGATGCCCGAGCAGCAGCGCGCCAACAACGGCAACACCTGCTTCAACTGGTTCAATCCGGAAGACACCGCGCGCGACAGCGGCGAGGCGCGCTCGATCCGCGAGATGATCGCGCACATGGTCAAAGCGCATCGCATCGATCCCAGGCGCATCTCCATCACCGGCCTGTCCGCCGGCGGCGGCATGACCTCGGTGATGCTCGCGACTTACCCTGAGGTCTTCGCGGCCGGCGCAGTGATCGCCGGATTGCCCTATGGCATCGCGTCGAATTTGCGCGAGGCGCTCGACGGCATGTTTCATTCCCCCGCGCGTCCCGAGCGCGAGCTCGGCGATTTCGTGCGACGGGCCTCGAACCATCGCGGACCCTGGCCGAAGGTTTCGGTGTGGCACGGCAGCGCCGACCGCACCGTCAATCCCGGCAACGCCAACGAGATCGTCAAGCAGTGGCTTGATTTGCACGACCTGCCGCTGGTGCCGATGGCGGAAACCATCGTCGATGGTTATCCGCGCCAGGCCTGGTGGAACAAGGATGGCGAGACGCTGGTCGAGTCCTACGCCATCACCGACATGGCGCATGGCACCCCGCTCGGCCTCGCCGACAATGACCAGCGCTACGGCATCGAAGGTGCGTTCCTGATCGAGGCCGGCATTTCCTCGTCGTACCACATCGCAAAATTCTTCGGCCTCACCGAATGGATTGCGGACGCGAAGAAAAAGGCGGAGGCAAAGCCCGCCGCTGCGTCGAAGCCGGCGCTGACGCCGGCGCCGCATCTGGCCCGCTCGATCCGTGCGAAGGTCGCCGAAGAATCGGCCGAGCCGACGCGCGAACAAGCTCGCGGCTTCGATCTCGGCCAGATCATCACCCGCGCGCTGACCGCCGCGGGGTTGATGAAGTAA
- a CDS encoding MFS transporter: MHQTVTKQVDSTRRWWVLAIVVAAQFMFGVDAFIVNVAIPTIAADLHATPAQIESVIAIYLIAYATLVVTGGRLGDIHGTKNVFLAGVLGFTATSLWCGLAQSGAELIVARLAQGATAALMVPQVLATLHLLFTDETRSRAFAIYGIVLGLAGAAGFLFGGLLVTIDLAHTGWRAVFFVNVPCGLVIAAAAWRIMPSVPRRAGTKLDIKGSAVLFAGLLCLIGPLLFGHDVGWAPWLWAVMGSGGAILAAFLKLEHAVARAGGMPLIDLTLLADAAFLRGLGAAFFFFAANLSFYLVMTLFMQRGLKIPPLAAGMAFIPLALAFVVASRHSGARARHRGTKVLIEGCALQIAGLAALALVAFYADAPSALLLALTMIIFGYGQGLVMAPLSGAVLSTVKPAAAGSASGMYGTIAQIGNAAGVAAIGAVFFAIEALQSARAAFVVSLALFVTLIMICAAFLAWTRRASARS; the protein is encoded by the coding sequence ATGCATCAAACCGTCACAAAACAAGTCGATTCGACGCGCCGCTGGTGGGTGTTGGCGATCGTCGTCGCGGCACAGTTCATGTTCGGCGTCGACGCCTTTATCGTGAACGTGGCCATCCCCACCATTGCGGCCGATCTGCACGCGACGCCGGCCCAGATCGAATCCGTCATCGCGATCTATCTGATCGCCTATGCCACGCTGGTCGTCACCGGCGGCCGCCTCGGCGACATTCACGGCACGAAGAATGTCTTCCTCGCCGGCGTGCTCGGCTTCACGGCGACCTCGCTGTGGTGCGGCCTGGCACAATCCGGCGCGGAACTGATCGTCGCCCGGCTGGCGCAGGGCGCGACCGCGGCGCTGATGGTGCCGCAGGTGCTGGCGACGCTGCATCTGCTCTTCACCGACGAGACGCGCAGCCGCGCCTTTGCCATTTACGGCATCGTGCTGGGGCTCGCGGGCGCCGCAGGCTTCCTGTTCGGCGGTCTCCTCGTCACGATCGACCTTGCACATACCGGCTGGCGCGCGGTGTTCTTCGTCAATGTGCCGTGCGGTCTCGTCATCGCCGCGGCCGCATGGCGCATCATGCCGTCGGTGCCGCGCCGGGCCGGCACGAAGCTCGATATCAAGGGCAGCGCGGTGCTGTTCGCAGGCCTGTTGTGCCTGATCGGGCCGCTGCTGTTCGGCCACGATGTCGGCTGGGCGCCGTGGCTGTGGGCGGTGATGGGAAGCGGCGGCGCAATCCTCGCCGCGTTCCTGAAACTGGAGCATGCGGTGGCGCGCGCCGGCGGCATGCCGCTGATCGATCTGACGCTGCTGGCGGATGCCGCGTTCCTGCGCGGCCTCGGCGCAGCCTTCTTTTTCTTCGCTGCCAATCTCTCGTTCTATCTGGTCATGACGTTGTTCATGCAGAGAGGCCTCAAGATCCCGCCGCTCGCAGCCGGCATGGCCTTTATTCCGCTCGCGCTCGCTTTCGTCGTGGCGTCACGCCACAGCGGCGCGCGGGCGCGACATCGCGGCACAAAAGTGTTGATCGAAGGCTGCGCGCTTCAGATCGCGGGCCTCGCCGCGCTTGCGCTCGTCGCGTTCTATGCCGATGCGCCGTCCGCGCTCCTGCTGGCGCTCACCATGATCATCTTCGGCTACGGCCAGGGGCTGGTGATGGCGCCGCTCTCGGGTGCGGTGCTTTCGACGGTCAAACCTGCCGCAGCGGGCTCGGCGTCCGGCATGTATGGCACCATTGCGCAGATCGGAAATGCGGCCGGAGTGGCCGCAATCGGCGCGGTGTTCTTCGCGATCGAGGCTCTGCAATCAGCGCGCGCAGCTTTCGTCGTCTCGCTCGCGCTGTTTGTGACATTAATCATGATCTGCGCCGCATTTCTGGCGTGGACGCGCCGCGCATCTGCACGAAGTTGA
- the sthA gene encoding Si-specific NAD(P)(+) transhydrogenase encodes MYDYDMVVIGSGPSGRRAAVQCAKLGKAVLVVEKGRRVGGVSVHTGTIPSKTLRETVLNLSGWRERGFYGRSYKVKQDIAASDLMIRLQKTLDHEVEVLEHQFSRNLVRTANGEARLVSPHEVEITSSIGETKTVSAAFILIACGTRPFRPDYVPFDGTTVLDSDEIIELPKLPRSLAVIGAGVIGVEYATIFSALDVPVTLIEPRPTFLDFIDKELIDEFMHELRDRNVALRLGSKVTSIEKNAQGSIVTNLSDGRHVTTDMLLFAAGRVGATDKLNLEAAGIAVDHRGRITVDPVTLQTSVPHIYAAGDVIGFPSLASTSMEQGRVAACHALGMEPLAPPEFFPYGIYSVPEISTAGLTEEEVRTRGIPYEVGIARFRETSRGHIMGLNSGMMKMIFSTKTRRLLGVHILGEGATELIHIGQAVLNLKGTIDYFIQNTFNYPTLAEAYKIAGLDAWNRMTR; translated from the coding sequence ATGTACGACTACGACATGGTGGTGATCGGCTCGGGCCCGTCGGGGCGCCGGGCCGCGGTGCAATGTGCCAAGCTCGGCAAGGCCGTGCTGGTGGTGGAGAAGGGCCGGCGCGTCGGCGGTGTCTCGGTCCATACCGGCACCATCCCCTCGAAAACCCTGCGCGAGACCGTGCTCAATCTGTCCGGCTGGCGCGAGCGCGGCTTCTACGGCCGCTCCTACAAGGTGAAGCAGGACATCGCGGCGAGCGACCTGATGATCCGGCTCCAGAAGACGCTCGACCACGAGGTCGAAGTGCTCGAGCATCAGTTCAGCCGTAACCTGGTGCGCACCGCCAATGGCGAGGCCCGCCTGGTCTCGCCGCACGAGGTCGAGATCACCAGCTCCATCGGCGAAACCAAGACTGTGTCGGCCGCCTTCATCCTGATCGCCTGCGGCACGCGCCCGTTCCGGCCCGACTACGTGCCGTTCGACGGCACCACCGTGCTCGACAGCGACGAGATCATCGAGCTACCGAAGCTGCCGCGGAGCCTTGCCGTAATCGGCGCCGGCGTGATCGGCGTCGAATATGCCACCATCTTCAGCGCGCTCGACGTGCCCGTCACCCTGATCGAGCCGCGACCGACCTTCCTCGACTTCATCGACAAGGAGCTGATCGACGAGTTCATGCATGAACTGCGCGACCGCAACGTCGCGCTGCGGCTCGGCTCCAAGGTGACGTCGATCGAGAAGAATGCGCAAGGCAGCATCGTCACGAACCTGTCCGACGGGCGGCACGTCACCACGGACATGCTGCTGTTCGCCGCGGGGCGCGTCGGCGCCACCGACAAGCTCAACCTCGAGGCGGCCGGCATCGCGGTGGATCATCGCGGCCGCATCACCGTCGATCCCGTGACCTTGCAGACCAGCGTGCCGCACATCTACGCCGCCGGCGACGTGATCGGCTTTCCGAGCCTTGCCTCGACGTCCATGGAGCAGGGGCGCGTCGCGGCGTGCCACGCGCTCGGCATGGAGCCCCTGGCTCCGCCCGAGTTCTTTCCCTACGGCATCTATTCGGTGCCGGAGATCTCGACAGCGGGACTCACCGAGGAGGAGGTGCGCACGCGCGGCATCCCGTACGAAGTCGGCATCGCTCGCTTCCGCGAGACCTCGCGCGGCCACATCATGGGGCTGAACAGCGGCATGATGAAGATGATCTTCTCGACCAAGACGCGCCGCCTGCTCGGCGTGCACATCCTCGGCGAAGGCGCCACCGAGCTGATCCATATCGGCCAGGCCGTACTCAATCTCAAAGGCACCATCGACTATTTCATCCAGAACACGTTCAACTATCCGACGCTGGCAGAGGCCTACAAGATCGCCGGCCTCGACGCGTGGAACAGGATGACGCGGTGA
- a CDS encoding LLM class flavin-dependent oxidoreductase, producing MARLKFGAFLAPHHPIGEHPMLQFRRDLDLVEQLDALGYDEFWCGEHHSSGWEMIASPEMFLAAAGERTKRIKLGTGVVSLPYHHPFNVAQRMVQLDHMTGGRAIFGSGPGALASDAHTLGIDPMTQRDRQDEAIGVIRRLFNGERVTAKTDWFTMNDAALQILPLQEEMPFVVASQISPSGMTLAGKYGIGIISLGSMTTQGLMSLQQQWQFAEDAAKKHGTKVDRANWRVLLTWHLAETREQARREAGAGLMRWHNEYNVGTLQRPGLTAFSSPDDAVDKTAFVEGAASVIGTPDDLVKMIKNVMQVSGGVGAVIGFVHDWANPENTRRSWDLVARYVVPEINGYIDGLRKSQKFVIENRAIFERAGQAVMAKIMENEKAAEALKVTGAGRVAIPAVNAPDLQKEAAKR from the coding sequence ATGGCGCGCCTGAAATTCGGAGCCTTTCTTGCCCCGCATCACCCGATCGGGGAGCATCCGATGCTCCAGTTCCGGCGCGATCTCGACCTCGTCGAGCAACTCGACGCGCTCGGCTATGACGAGTTCTGGTGCGGCGAGCATCATTCCTCCGGCTGGGAGATGATCGCCTCGCCCGAGATGTTCCTGGCAGCGGCCGGCGAGCGCACCAAACGCATCAAGCTCGGCACCGGCGTGGTGTCGCTGCCCTATCACCATCCCTTCAACGTGGCCCAGCGCATGGTGCAGCTCGACCACATGACCGGCGGCCGCGCCATTTTCGGCTCGGGCCCCGGCGCGCTGGCCTCGGACGCGCACACGCTCGGCATCGACCCGATGACGCAGCGCGACCGCCAGGACGAGGCGATCGGCGTGATCCGCCGCCTCTTCAACGGCGAGCGTGTCACGGCGAAGACCGACTGGTTCACCATGAACGACGCCGCACTGCAGATCCTTCCGCTGCAGGAGGAGATGCCGTTCGTGGTGGCCTCGCAGATCTCGCCGTCGGGCATGACGCTCGCCGGCAAATACGGCATCGGCATCATCTCGCTGGGCTCGATGACGACGCAAGGGCTGATGTCCCTGCAACAGCAATGGCAGTTCGCCGAGGATGCCGCCAAGAAGCACGGCACCAAAGTGGATCGGGCGAACTGGCGCGTGCTGTTGACCTGGCACCTCGCCGAGACCCGCGAGCAGGCCCGCCGCGAAGCCGGCGCCGGCCTGATGCGCTGGCACAATGAATATAACGTCGGCACGCTGCAGCGGCCGGGCCTGACCGCATTCTCCTCGCCCGACGATGCCGTGGACAAGACCGCTTTCGTCGAGGGTGCGGCTTCCGTCATCGGCACGCCCGACGACCTCGTCAAGATGATCAAGAACGTGATGCAGGTGTCGGGCGGCGTCGGCGCTGTCATCGGCTTCGTGCACGATTGGGCCAATCCCGAAAATACCCGCCGAAGCTGGGACCTGGTGGCGCGTTACGTCGTGCCGGAGATCAACGGCTATATCGACGGACTGCGCAAGTCGCAAAAGTTCGTGATCGAGAACCGCGCGATCTTCGAACGCGCCGGCCAGGCGGTGATGGCGAAGATCATGGAGAACGAGAAGGCTGCAGAGGCCCTGAAGGTGACCGGCGCCGGCCGCGTCGCCATTCCCGCCGTCAACGCCCCGGATTTGCAGAAGGAAGCCGCGAAGCGGTAG
- a CDS encoding cytochrome P450 codes for MSMQNVAPALGFTAPKRNELTHIPGDEGWPIIGKTFQVLADPKGHVEANGAKWGPVYRTHIFGETNVVLLGPEANELVLFDQQKLFSSTHGWNKVLGLLFPRGLMLLDFDEHRLHRKALSVAFKSGPMKSYLSDLDRGISARVAQWKAKPGEMQLYPAMKQLTLDLASASFLGADIGPEVDEINRAFVDMVAAAVAPIRRPLPGTQMARGVAGRKRIVAYFREQIPLRRGNHGGDDLFSHLCRATHEDGALLSEQDIIDHMSFLMMAAHDTLTSSLTSFVGELAANPDWQDRLRAEVLALGLAPDAPSSFDDLEKMPLSEMAFKEALRIKPPVPSMPRRAMRDFTFKGFTIPAGTAVGVNPLYTHHMKDIWPEPDRFDPLRFTEEAQRNRHRFAWVPFGGGAHMCLGLHFAYMQAKCFARHFLQNIEVSLEDGYKPDWQMWPIPKPRDGLKVRVKAV; via the coding sequence ATGTCGATGCAGAATGTCGCCCCAGCGCTCGGCTTCACCGCCCCCAAGCGCAACGAGCTGACGCACATCCCCGGCGATGAAGGCTGGCCGATCATCGGCAAGACCTTTCAGGTGCTGGCCGACCCCAAGGGGCACGTCGAAGCGAACGGCGCCAAATGGGGCCCGGTTTACCGGACCCATATTTTCGGCGAGACCAATGTCGTGCTGCTCGGCCCCGAGGCCAACGAGCTCGTGCTGTTCGACCAGCAAAAGCTTTTTTCCTCGACGCATGGCTGGAACAAGGTGCTCGGGCTGTTGTTTCCACGCGGACTGATGCTGCTCGATTTCGACGAGCACCGGCTGCACCGCAAGGCGCTGTCGGTCGCGTTCAAGTCCGGGCCGATGAAATCCTATCTCAGCGATCTCGACCGCGGCATCTCCGCGCGCGTCGCGCAATGGAAGGCAAAGCCCGGCGAGATGCAGCTTTATCCGGCGATGAAGCAACTCACGCTCGACCTCGCCTCCGCATCCTTCCTCGGCGCCGATATCGGGCCGGAGGTCGACGAGATCAACCGCGCCTTCGTCGACATGGTCGCGGCCGCGGTCGCTCCGATCCGCCGCCCCCTGCCCGGCACGCAGATGGCGCGTGGCGTTGCGGGGCGCAAGCGCATCGTCGCCTATTTCCGCGAGCAGATTCCGCTGCGGCGCGGCAATCACGGCGGCGACGATCTGTTCTCGCATCTCTGCCGCGCCACCCATGAGGACGGCGCGCTGCTGTCCGAGCAGGACATCATCGACCATATGAGCTTCCTGATGATGGCGGCGCACGACACGCTGACCTCCTCGCTGACCTCGTTCGTCGGCGAGCTCGCTGCGAACCCGGACTGGCAGGACAGGCTGCGCGCGGAAGTTCTTGCGCTGGGGCTCGCCCCGGATGCGCCGAGCAGCTTCGACGATCTCGAAAAGATGCCGCTGTCGGAGATGGCGTTCAAGGAGGCGCTGCGGATCAAGCCGCCGGTGCCCTCGATGCCGCGACGCGCGATGCGCGATTTCACCTTCAAGGGATTTACGATTCCCGCCGGCACCGCGGTCGGCGTCAATCCGCTCTACACCCATCACATGAAGGACATCTGGCCGGAGCCGGATCGCTTCGATCCCTTGCGCTTCACCGAGGAAGCCCAGCGCAATCGCCACCGCTTCGCCTGGGTGCCGTTCGGCGGCGGCGCGCATATGTGCCTCGGCCTGCACTTCGCCTACATGCAGGCGAAATGTTTTGCCCGGCACTTTCTGCAAAACATCGAGGTGTCGCTGGAAGACGGCTACAAGCCGGACTGGCAGATGTGGCCGATCCCGAAGCCGCGGGATGGGTTGAAGGTGCGGGTGAAGGCGGTGTGA
- a CDS encoding SDR family NAD(P)-dependent oxidoreductase, with translation MGRLDGKVAVITGATSGIGLRTAEVFVAEGAKIVIAGRRVPEGEALASRLGADCVFRQTDVTVEAQMQALIALAVEKFGRIDCLFNNAGGPAQTGGIEGLEVERFDAAMATLVRSVMLGMKHAAPHMKKQGFGSIINNGSIAGRLAGFSSSIVYGAAKAAVIHLTKCVAMELGESNVRVNSISPGAIATGIFGKALGLSTDAAEKTPAVMREVYKTAQPIPRAGLPDDIAHAAVFLASDESSFINGHDLVIDGAMTAGRNWSQQQQGLAALRNAFDQGA, from the coding sequence ATGGGCAGGCTGGATGGCAAGGTTGCGGTGATTACGGGGGCGACGAGCGGGATCGGATTGCGTACCGCGGAAGTCTTCGTTGCCGAAGGTGCCAAAATTGTGATCGCCGGGCGACGCGTACCGGAAGGCGAGGCGCTGGCATCGCGGCTCGGGGCCGATTGCGTTTTCCGCCAGACGGATGTGACGGTCGAAGCGCAGATGCAGGCGCTGATCGCGCTCGCGGTGGAAAAATTCGGCCGGATCGACTGCCTGTTCAACAATGCCGGCGGCCCGGCGCAGACGGGGGGCATCGAAGGCCTCGAGGTCGAGCGGTTCGATGCGGCGATGGCGACGCTGGTGCGCAGCGTCATGCTCGGCATGAAGCATGCCGCGCCCCATATGAAGAAGCAGGGCTTTGGCAGCATCATCAACAATGGCAGCATTGCCGGCCGTCTCGCCGGCTTCTCCTCCTCGATCGTCTATGGCGCGGCCAAGGCGGCGGTGATCCATCTCACCAAATGCGTGGCGATGGAGCTCGGCGAGTCCAATGTGCGCGTCAACTCGATCTCGCCCGGCGCGATTGCGACCGGCATCTTCGGCAAGGCTCTGGGGCTGTCGACCGATGCCGCGGAGAAGACGCCGGCCGTGATGCGCGAGGTCTACAAGACCGCGCAGCCGATCCCGCGGGCAGGCCTCCCTGATGACATCGCCCATGCCGCGGTGTTCCTGGCGAGCGACGAGTCCAGCTTCATCAACGGCCACGATCTCGTCATCGACGGCGCCATGACCGCCGGCCGCAACTGGAGCCAGCAGCAGCAGGGCCTCGCGGCCTTGCGCAACGCGTTCGATCAGGGGGCGTAA
- a CDS encoding sensor histidine kinase, giving the protein MEKLIDEFRKGWQGEAPPSLALSLAFAAACLLVATLARWGLAHVRPDVYFTPYFPAVFFAAAFGGLRIGIITALIGGVLGVVVNFGDAFADRTRFTLLTLYWGVTALTIWGVEHYRTMLAEQRRISKRLIEEEDYRKLLVDELQHRLKNKLSTAHAVLHQVLHDQPQVWAKVDPRLRSLATTDDLISRIDRAGCDIRDLLIAELGPYGHVRFTLNGDQLFLPPKLAVTLSLMFHELATNAGKYGAFSAPRGLLQVSWTVSGDRLTVTWDETEGPSIDKVSAPGFGTKLLTSALSAFDGKTEVSYLQTGLHCIMQCRIPKNG; this is encoded by the coding sequence ATGGAGAAGCTGATCGACGAGTTCCGCAAGGGCTGGCAGGGCGAGGCACCGCCATCGCTCGCGCTGAGTCTCGCCTTCGCGGCCGCCTGCCTGCTGGTTGCGACGCTGGCGCGCTGGGGTCTCGCGCATGTGCGGCCCGACGTCTACTTCACGCCGTACTTCCCGGCCGTGTTCTTTGCCGCCGCATTCGGCGGCTTGCGGATCGGCATCATCACGGCGCTGATCGGCGGCGTGCTCGGCGTCGTCGTCAATTTCGGCGACGCCTTTGCCGATCGTACCAGGTTCACCTTGCTGACGCTTTACTGGGGCGTCACCGCGCTCACCATCTGGGGCGTCGAGCATTATCGCACGATGCTGGCGGAGCAGCGCCGGATCTCAAAGCGTCTGATCGAGGAAGAGGATTACCGCAAGCTGCTGGTCGACGAGCTCCAGCACCGGCTGAAGAACAAGCTGTCCACGGCACACGCGGTGCTGCACCAGGTGCTGCACGACCAGCCGCAGGTCTGGGCCAAGGTCGATCCGCGGCTGCGCTCGCTGGCCACGACCGACGATTTGATCTCGCGGATCGACAGGGCCGGCTGCGACATTCGCGATCTCCTGATTGCGGAGCTCGGGCCTTACGGCCATGTCCGCTTCACGCTCAACGGCGACCAGCTGTTCCTGCCGCCGAAACTCGCGGTCACGCTGTCACTGATGTTTCACGAGCTCGCCACCAACGCGGGCAAATATGGCGCATTCTCCGCGCCGCGCGGATTATTGCAGGTGTCCTGGACCGTCAGCGGCGATCGTCTGACCGTCACCTGGGATGAAACCGAGGGTCCGAGCATCGACAAGGTGTCGGCGCCGGGCTTCGGCACCAAATTGCTGACGTCGGCGCTATCCGCCTTCGACGGCAAGACCGAGGTCTCGTATCTCCAGACCGGCCTGCATTGCATCATGCAATGCCGCATCCCCAAGAACGGCTGA
- a CDS encoding putative bifunctional diguanylate cyclase/phosphodiesterase: MNDNKYSGASEAELGFLKEIVRMLPAGLTVQDAQGELLLVNDAAASQLGMDGSRPAPDLAQRRDACRRALSAGQAVVTEEALHDGAARQVLLTTHRPISHAGRELLISASSDITEQKNFEDQLFRSAYFDELTGLPSRRVIEHRTNGLLARDSKGDRFALAFLDVDNFKHINDYYGHAVGDALLVELSKRLGRDLRDSDMLSRISGDEFLLLLSPIQSQEEVAEFMQSTLERLTAPFFIDNSEVFASTSVGVSLYPDHGRSFETLRQNADIAMYRIKNDGKGSAAFFDSSMEREALARMKIEQSLRLAILEKRFCCAFQSKVDIRTQAVKGIEALVRLRDDEGVIQAPGSFINLAGELGLIDELTHLVLAEIVKSIDLINDTFGAEATISINVAAKQAGNPEFMRSFALALEETGFPQRFMIEVTEDAFVAKNHFQTEILPMFRKLGVGISIDDFGTGYSSLSALADITADEIKIDRSFITDIHKRPRSQGILRAIESLSDALGMTVIAEGLESYEELAYLQAATKIRYAQGYYFARPIFLEELKLATPASSESRASVASRPMQQNRQGYSRANGYRR, encoded by the coding sequence ATGAACGACAACAAATATTCCGGCGCGAGTGAAGCCGAGCTCGGGTTTCTCAAGGAAATCGTTAGAATGCTGCCTGCCGGCCTGACCGTGCAGGACGCGCAAGGCGAGCTTCTGCTGGTTAACGATGCCGCAGCCAGCCAGCTCGGCATGGATGGCAGCCGTCCCGCGCCGGATCTCGCACAGCGCCGCGACGCCTGCCGGCGCGCTCTGAGCGCCGGCCAGGCAGTCGTCACCGAGGAAGCGCTCCATGACGGAGCTGCACGCCAGGTGCTGCTGACCACCCATCGCCCGATCAGCCATGCCGGACGCGAGTTGCTGATCTCGGCCTCTTCAGACATCACCGAGCAGAAGAACTTCGAGGACCAGCTGTTTCGCTCGGCCTATTTCGACGAATTGACCGGCCTGCCCTCGCGGCGCGTGATCGAGCATCGCACCAACGGCCTGCTCGCGCGCGACAGCAAGGGCGATCGTTTCGCGCTTGCCTTTCTCGACGTCGACAATTTCAAGCACATCAACGACTATTACGGCCATGCCGTCGGCGATGCGCTGCTGGTCGAGCTGTCGAAGCGGCTCGGGCGCGACCTGCGCGATTCCGACATGCTCTCGCGCATCTCCGGCGACGAATTCTTGCTGCTGCTGTCGCCGATCCAGAGCCAGGAGGAAGTCGCCGAGTTCATGCAGTCGACGCTGGAGCGGCTGACCGCGCCGTTCTTCATCGACAATTCGGAAGTGTTCGCCTCCACCTCGGTCGGCGTCAGTCTCTATCCCGATCACGGCCGCAGCTTCGAGACGCTGCGCCAGAACGCCGACATCGCGATGTATCGCATCAAGAACGACGGCAAGGGATCGGCGGCCTTCTTCGATTCCAGCATGGAGCGCGAAGCGCTGGCGCGGATGAAGATCGAGCAGTCGCTGCGGCTCGCGATCCTCGAAAAGCGGTTCTGCTGCGCCTTCCAGTCCAAGGTCGACATCCGCACGCAGGCCGTGAAGGGCATCGAGGCCCTAGTGCGCCTGCGCGACGACGAAGGCGTAATCCAGGCACCGGGCTCGTTCATCAACCTCGCCGGCGAATTGGGGCTGATCGACGAGCTGACCCATCTCGTGCTCGCCGAGATCGTCAAGTCGATCGATCTGATCAACGACACCTTCGGCGCGGAAGCGACGATCAGCATCAATGTCGCCGCCAAGCAGGCCGGCAATCCCGAGTTCATGCGCAGCTTTGCGCTGGCGCTGGAGGAGACCGGCTTTCCGCAGCGCTTCATGATCGAGGTGACGGAAGACGCCTTCGTCGCCAAGAATCATTTCCAGACCGAGATCCTGCCGATGTTCCGCAAGCTCGGCGTTGGCATCTCGATCGACGATTTCGGCACCGGCTATTCCTCGCTCTCGGCGCTCGCCGACATCACCGCCGACGAGATCAAGATCGACCGCTCCTTCATCACCGACATCCATAAGCGCCCGCGCAGCCAGGGCATCCTGCGCGCGATCGAATCCTTGAGCGACGCGCTCGGCATGACCGTGATCGCCGAGGGCCTCGAATCCTACGAGGAGCTGGCCTATCTCCAGGCCGCGACCAAGATCCGCTATGCGCAGGGCTATTATTTCGCCCGGCCGATCTTCCTGGAGGAGCTGAAGCTCGCAACGCCCGCCTCCAGCGAGTCGCGCGCCAGCGTGGCGAGCCGCCCGATGCAGCAGAACCGCCAGGGCTATTCGCGCGCGAACGGGTATCGGCGGTAG